In Deinococcus psychrotolerans, a genomic segment contains:
- the rlmB gene encoding 23S rRNA (guanosine(2251)-2'-O)-methyltransferase RlmB, with product MLLYGRNPVLEALQGGRVSELLVAKGIEESFVRELKTFDVRLKFAPRIELDQLAGTTQHQGVMAEVEDLEWATVDDILDRADEKGEQLLMILLDGVTDPRNFGAIIRSAEVLGAHGVVVEERRSAPLSAVVAKAAAGATSYLPVAQTKNLPRLIDQLKEDNVWIYGAAGEAATDLRRLDYDRKLALVIGAEGEGMRRLVREKCDELVSIAVRGQIKSLNAGVAAGILIHHAVSSRPVKAKP from the coding sequence ATGCTCCTTTATGGCCGTAATCCCGTGTTAGAAGCCCTGCAAGGCGGGCGCGTTTCCGAACTGCTCGTCGCCAAGGGCATCGAAGAAAGCTTCGTGCGCGAACTCAAAACCTTTGACGTGCGCCTCAAATTTGCCCCGCGCATCGAGCTCGATCAACTGGCCGGAACCACCCAGCATCAGGGCGTGATGGCCGAAGTGGAAGACCTCGAATGGGCCACGGTGGACGACATCCTCGACCGGGCCGACGAAAAGGGCGAGCAACTGCTGATGATTCTCCTTGACGGCGTCACCGACCCGCGCAACTTTGGCGCGATCATCCGCAGCGCCGAGGTGCTGGGCGCTCACGGCGTAGTCGTGGAAGAACGCCGCAGCGCTCCGCTGAGTGCCGTGGTCGCCAAGGCGGCGGCGGGCGCGACCAGTTACTTGCCGGTGGCCCAAACCAAAAATCTGCCGAGGCTGATCGACCAGCTCAAAGAAGACAACGTTTGGATTTACGGCGCGGCAGGCGAAGCGGCTACTGATCTGCGCCGCCTGGACTATGACCGCAAACTGGCCCTCGTGATCGGCGCGGAGGGCGAGGGAATGCGCCGCCTCGTGCGCGAAAAGTGCGACGAACTGGTCAGCATTGCCGTGCGCGGCCAAATCAAGAGCCTCAACGCGGGTGTGGCGGCAGGTATCTTGATTCACCACGCCGTCAGCAGCCGCCCGGTCAAGGCGAAGCCGTGA
- a CDS encoding aldose 1-epimerase gives MKTCTIQNEYWTLDMAPEYGASILNLSAASGRSVMRPVNTESVHSSSDTAMFALMPYSNRIRDARFEFEDRTVQLRPKAGSTLIQHGDVRNRPWQVQKISETQIRCTFDSRELADVNWPWAFTAQMEYHLNGPHCDTALTLTNVSGSVMPAGIGLHPYFQRLQGGQEPTLQFEAGGWYATDENSLPLGGAQAIPAALDFSSARQVGDAQIDAVFASWEGTARLSWSGEGWPQRSLTLTADNVFSHLVLFTAPDGSLALEPVSHATDAFNLASHGVHGTDMKTLTPQQSLSGAVRLSLDGEW, from the coding sequence GTGAAGACCTGCACCATCCAAAACGAGTACTGGACGCTGGACATGGCACCGGAATACGGAGCCAGTATCCTGAATCTCAGCGCCGCTTCGGGCCGCTCGGTGATGCGCCCGGTAAACACAGAGTCAGTCCACTCCAGCAGCGACACTGCCATGTTTGCACTGATGCCCTACAGCAACCGTATCCGCGACGCCCGTTTTGAATTTGAAGACCGCACCGTTCAGCTCCGCCCCAAAGCGGGCAGCACGCTGATCCAGCACGGTGACGTTCGCAACCGGCCCTGGCAGGTTCAGAAAATTAGTGAAACCCAAATCAGGTGCACGTTTGACAGCCGTGAGCTTGCCGATGTCAATTGGCCCTGGGCTTTTACCGCGCAGATGGAGTACCACTTAAATGGCCCGCACTGCGACACGGCGCTGACGCTCACCAACGTGTCAGGCAGCGTTATGCCCGCCGGAATAGGTTTGCACCCTTACTTCCAGCGCTTGCAAGGCGGCCAAGAGCCCACCTTGCAATTTGAAGCGGGCGGTTGGTACGCCACTGACGAAAACAGCTTGCCGCTGGGCGGCGCACAGGCCATTCCCGCAGCCCTGGACTTCAGCTCGGCCCGCCAAGTCGGGGACGCCCAAATTGATGCGGTGTTCGCTTCGTGGGAAGGCACGGCCCGGCTGAGCTGGTCAGGTGAGGGCTGGCCCCAGCGCTCGCTGACGCTCACTGCCGATAACGTCTTTTCGCATCTGGTGCTCTTCACCGCCCCCGACGGTTCACTGGCGCTGGAACCTGTTTCACATGCCACCGACGCTTTTAACTTGGCGAGTCATGGCGTCCACGGCACCGACATGAAAACGCTCACGCCGCAGCAATCGCTCTCCGGCGCAGTGCGGCTGAGCTTGGACGGAGAGTGGTGA
- a CDS encoding class I SAM-dependent methyltransferase, which produces MGERIILGAGEQAWEGWTATQQEQLDLTNPSSFERFFSAEQADAFLCEHVWEHLTLQEGRAAARLCWRFIKSSGQLRVAVPDAHFPDAEYQRTVQVGGPCPADHPAADHQIVYDVETFAEVFRQVGFEVTLLEYHDAKGQFHRQPWSIAGGPVYRSALLDHRNAAYRSGQGPLGFASIILDARKRA; this is translated from the coding sequence GTGGGCGAGCGCATCATCTTGGGCGCGGGTGAGCAGGCTTGGGAAGGCTGGACGGCCACCCAGCAAGAGCAACTTGACCTGACCAACCCTTCAAGTTTTGAGCGCTTTTTCAGCGCTGAGCAAGCCGACGCTTTTTTGTGCGAACACGTCTGGGAACACCTGACTTTGCAGGAGGGCCGCGCCGCCGCTCGCCTGTGCTGGCGCTTTATCAAATCGAGTGGACAGCTGCGGGTGGCTGTGCCGGACGCTCACTTCCCTGACGCTGAGTACCAGCGCACCGTACAAGTGGGCGGCCCCTGCCCTGCTGACCATCCCGCCGCCGACCATCAGATCGTCTACGACGTTGAAACCTTCGCTGAAGTGTTCAGGCAAGTGGGCTTTGAAGTGACCCTGCTGGAATACCACGACGCTAAGGGCCAGTTTCACCGCCAGCCGTGGAGCATAGCGGGCGGGCCGGTCTACCGCTCGGCGCTGCTTGATCACCGCAACGCCGCTTATAGGTCGGGTCAGGGGCCGCTGGGCTTTGCCTCCATCATTCTGGACGCCCGTAAGCGTGCCTGA
- a CDS encoding thiamine ABC transporter substrate-binding protein, producing MLKHKRTFLSLLLLGGLASAVSGSAAPITLTVITHDSFDLNKKLIASFEQQNNAKVRFIKGGDAGEMLIRLILTKANPLADVVYGLDNTLAPRAAAAGLLDAYKSPALSKVPATYRLDAFNLNTVDYGYVAFNYDRAWFEKAGLALPKTLDDLKTPTYAKLTVVASPATSSPGLAFWLASVNHYGQAGAVAWWQAARTNGMKVTRGWSDSYNKEFSRNGGKYPIVLSYASSPAAEVAYAEGYDPKKLPAQSPTGNLLLPGSAFLQLEGVGVLKGTKQPALARKFVDFMLSAAVQADFPTRMWVYPALEGAALDPVFGFAQVPSGVKALTPTNTQPVVDVWVNQVLRGR from the coding sequence ATGTTGAAACACAAACGTACATTTTTGAGTTTGTTACTGCTCGGCGGCCTCGCTTCGGCAGTCAGCGGCTCAGCCGCTCCGATCACCCTGACGGTCATCACCCACGACAGTTTTGACCTCAACAAAAAGCTGATCGCCAGCTTTGAGCAGCAAAACAACGCCAAGGTGCGCTTCATCAAGGGCGGTGACGCGGGCGAGATGCTCATCCGCCTCATTCTGACCAAAGCCAATCCGCTGGCCGACGTGGTGTACGGCTTGGACAACACGCTGGCTCCCCGCGCCGCCGCTGCCGGCCTCTTGGACGCTTACAAAAGCCCGGCGCTGAGCAAAGTGCCCGCCACTTACCGCCTCGACGCCTTTAACCTGAATACCGTGGACTACGGCTACGTGGCCTTCAACTATGACCGCGCTTGGTTCGAGAAAGCTGGTCTGGCGCTGCCCAAAACATTGGACGACCTCAAAACGCCCACCTACGCCAAGCTGACGGTGGTGGCCTCGCCCGCGACCAGCAGTCCGGGCCTCGCCTTTTGGCTGGCGAGCGTCAACCACTACGGCCAGGCCGGAGCGGTGGCGTGGTGGCAGGCGGCCCGCACCAATGGCATGAAGGTCACGCGGGGGTGGAGCGATTCGTACAACAAAGAATTTAGCCGCAACGGCGGCAAATATCCGATCGTGCTGAGCTACGCCAGCAGCCCCGCCGCCGAAGTCGCCTACGCCGAAGGCTACGACCCCAAGAAGCTGCCTGCCCAGTCACCCACCGGCAATCTGCTCCTTCCGGGCAGCGCCTTTTTGCAACTGGAAGGCGTCGGCGTACTTAAAGGCACCAAGCAGCCCGCGCTGGCCCGCAAGTTCGTGGATTTCATGCTCTCGGCAGCGGTGCAGGCCGACTTCCCGACCCGCATGTGGGTTTATCCAGCGTTGGAAGGCGCTGCACTCGATCCAGTGTTCGGGTTCGCGCAGGTGCCGAGCGGCGTCAAGGCGCTGACGCCCACCAACACGCAGCCGGTGGTGGACGTGTGGGTCAATCAGGTGTTGCGGGGGCGCTGA
- a CDS encoding NADH-quinone oxidoreductase subunit A, protein MLLIAGGIGVLAVVVSILLGPKKPSFSKLMPYESGNDPEGTGRERFPVHFYLVAMLFIVFDIETAFFYPLAVAYQKVGAFAFWEMITFLILVLVGYFYILKKGVLEWN, encoded by the coding sequence ATGCTGCTGATTGCAGGCGGCATCGGCGTGCTGGCGGTGGTCGTCAGCATTTTGCTGGGGCCGAAAAAGCCGAGCTTCAGCAAACTGATGCCCTACGAAAGCGGCAACGATCCCGAAGGCACAGGCCGCGAGCGCTTCCCGGTGCATTTTTACCTCGTCGCCATGCTTTTTATCGTCTTCGATATCGAAACGGCCTTCTTTTATCCTCTGGCGGTGGCGTATCAAAAAGTTGGCGCGTTCGCCTTCTGGGAAATGATCACCTTCCTGATTTTGGTGCTGGTGGGCTACTTCTATATTCTCAAAAAGGGCGTATTGGAATGGAACTGA
- a CDS encoding NuoB/complex I 20 kDa subunit family protein has protein sequence MPLKELFERDWQELESEGILFSSLEKLVAWGRSNSLWPATFGLACCAIEMMSATDGRNDLARFGSEVFRASPRQADVMIVAGRLSKKMAPIMRRVYDQMPDPKWVISMGACASSGGMFNNYAVVQNVDSVVPVDIFVPGCPPRPEALIFAVMQLQKKVRGEAFDQLGNQLPMVDAWTR, from the coding sequence ATGCCCCTTAAAGAACTTTTTGAACGCGATTGGCAAGAATTGGAATCTGAAGGCATTCTCTTTTCCAGCTTGGAAAAACTGGTGGCGTGGGGCCGCAGCAACTCGCTTTGGCCTGCCACCTTTGGTCTGGCCTGCTGCGCCATCGAAATGATGAGCGCCACCGACGGGCGCAACGATCTGGCCCGTTTCGGCTCGGAGGTGTTCCGCGCCTCGCCCCGCCAGGCCGACGTGATGATCGTGGCCGGACGCCTTTCCAAGAAAATGGCCCCGATCATGCGCCGCGTCTACGACCAGATGCCTGATCCCAAATGGGTCATCAGCATGGGCGCGTGCGCCAGCAGCGGCGGTATGTTCAACAATTACGCCGTCGTGCAAAACGTGGATAGCGTGGTGCCGGTGGACATCTTCGTGCCGGGCTGCCCACCGAGGCCTGAAGCGCTCATTTTTGCCGTGATGCAACTTCAGAAAAAAGTGCGCGGCGAGGCTTTTGACCAACTCGGCAATCAGTTACCGATGGTGGACGCATGGACGCGCTAG
- a CDS encoding NADH-quinone oxidoreductase subunit C has product MDALDGKDKVVLSAGGGSVQVDGVSVSGDHAPAELKDVVEALMGKLGLIPEDAAEPTGVVEADQLRSAAERLKSAGFMLMDVVGVDYGAYVQPRPQRFSVLYNIYHPYDHRRLFMRVWLRDGESLPSLYPVWKSANYLEREVYDLMGVVFDDHPDLRKVLTPDDLEGHPLRKDFPLEETPTLFRDGRFLDPAAFRAGMTGQSAGLTGWRGSLRKGSTREIEPPVMPEGGPK; this is encoded by the coding sequence ATGGACGCGCTAGACGGCAAGGATAAAGTCGTGCTGAGCGCGGGCGGCGGCAGCGTGCAGGTAGATGGAGTCAGTGTGTCTGGCGACCACGCGCCTGCCGAACTCAAAGACGTGGTCGAAGCCTTGATGGGCAAGCTGGGCCTGATTCCCGAAGACGCCGCCGAGCCGACTGGCGTGGTGGAGGCCGACCAACTGCGCTCCGCCGCCGAGCGCCTCAAGTCGGCAGGCTTCATGCTGATGGACGTGGTGGGCGTGGACTACGGCGCATACGTACAGCCGCGCCCGCAGCGGTTCAGCGTGCTCTACAACATCTACCACCCCTACGATCACCGCCGCCTGTTTATGCGCGTCTGGCTGCGCGACGGCGAGTCGTTGCCGAGCTTGTACCCAGTGTGGAAATCGGCCAATTACCTTGAGCGTGAAGTCTACGACCTGATGGGCGTGGTGTTTGACGATCATCCTGATCTGCGCAAAGTGCTGACGCCCGACGATTTGGAAGGCCATCCGCTCCGCAAGGATTTTCCGCTGGAGGAGACGCCCACTTTGTTCCGGGACGGCCGCTTCCTCGACCCCGCCGCCTTCCGCGCGGGCATGACCGGCCAGAGCGCGGGCCTAACTGGCTGGCGCGGCAGCCTGCGTAAAGGCAGCACCCGCGAGATCGAGCCGCCGGTGATGCCCGAAGGCGGGCCGAAGTGA
- the nuoD gene encoding NADH dehydrogenase (quinone) subunit D, protein MQPDHQESSRPERVGSLTAQSGALMHTEIMSLNVGPQHPSTHGVLRLVVDMDGEYVIKVTPHMGYLHTGFEKTFEHRTYQQGVTYAPRTDYLHSFGHELAYVLGVEKLMQAEVPERATTVRVLLHELGRIHSHLVFIGTALMDLGAITPFFYCFREKEAVQDLFEEVCGYRMNQGYFRVGGLSRDIPDGWTANVQKFVDTFDKHVDEYASLFVTNPIFLDRAVGVGVIPADVAIDLGLTGPNLRASGVPLDHRKANPYCGFETYDFNVPVSQAGDSQARFVLRLDEMRESAKIVRQALKRLKPGPVKDPNRKISLPPRHELETSMEAVIHHFKLVTEGFHPPIGEVYVPVETARGEVGYYIISDGGSMPYRVKIRAPSFVNLQALEYACVGGQFADLITILATIDPVLGDVDR, encoded by the coding sequence ATGCAGCCCGACCATCAGGAAAGCAGCCGCCCGGAGCGGGTCGGATCGCTGACCGCGCAGTCCGGGGCACTGATGCACACCGAGATCATGAGTCTGAACGTGGGGCCGCAGCACCCCAGCACCCACGGCGTGTTGCGTCTGGTGGTGGACATGGACGGCGAATACGTCATCAAAGTGACGCCGCACATGGGCTACCTGCACACCGGCTTTGAGAAGACATTTGAGCACCGCACCTATCAGCAGGGCGTGACTTACGCGCCGCGCACCGATTACCTGCATTCGTTCGGCCATGAGCTGGCCTACGTGCTGGGCGTGGAAAAGCTGATGCAGGCCGAGGTGCCCGAACGCGCCACCACCGTGCGTGTGCTGCTGCACGAACTGGGCCGGATTCACTCGCACTTGGTGTTCATCGGCACGGCGCTGATGGATTTGGGCGCGATCACGCCGTTTTTCTACTGCTTCCGCGAAAAAGAAGCGGTGCAAGACCTCTTTGAAGAAGTCTGCGGCTACCGGATGAATCAGGGCTACTTCCGGGTGGGTGGGTTGTCACGCGACATTCCCGACGGTTGGACTGCAAACGTGCAGAAGTTTGTCGACACCTTTGACAAGCACGTGGACGAATACGCGAGTCTTTTTGTCACCAACCCGATTTTCTTGGACCGTGCGGTGGGCGTGGGCGTTATTCCGGCGGACGTGGCTATTGATCTGGGCCTGACCGGGCCGAACCTCCGCGCTTCGGGAGTACCGCTCGATCACCGCAAAGCCAATCCGTACTGCGGCTTCGAGACCTACGATTTCAACGTGCCGGTCAGCCAAGCTGGAGACTCGCAGGCCCGCTTCGTGCTGCGCCTCGACGAAATGCGCGAGAGTGCCAAGATCGTGCGCCAGGCCCTCAAGCGCCTCAAGCCCGGCCCGGTCAAAGACCCCAACCGCAAAATCAGCTTGCCGCCGCGTCACGAGCTGGAAACCAGCATGGAAGCGGTGATTCACCATTTCAAACTGGTCACCGAAGGCTTTCACCCGCCGATTGGCGAAGTGTATGTGCCGGTGGAAACTGCACGCGGCGAGGTCGGCTATTACATCATCTCCGACGGCGGCTCTATGCCGTACCGTGTCAAGATTCGCGCTCCGAGTTTCGTCAACCTTCAGGCGCTGGAATACGCCTGTGTGGGCGGGCAGTTCGCCGATTTGATCACCATTCTGGCGACGATTGACCCAGTGCTGGGAGATGTGGACCGGTGA
- a CDS encoding DinB family protein, producing MSIPELILESFSRNARVNTAVLDHLSDADLNISDGQGGMSVVEQLAHMAGFRKDWLNEISPAHADAIEFELGSNNTLTTRDLGELRRAFTESDSAVLAAVEAALSEHRNFEGQYESHPVHFLQHTLVHDAHHRGQLMTLLRQGGHTAEQMAALESATWPIWRE from the coding sequence GTGAGCATACCCGAACTGATCTTGGAATCCTTTTCGCGCAATGCCAGAGTCAACACCGCTGTGCTGGATCACCTCTCCGACGCCGATCTGAACATCTCCGACGGACAGGGCGGGATGAGCGTCGTGGAGCAACTGGCGCATATGGCAGGCTTCCGCAAGGACTGGCTCAACGAGATTTCGCCTGCTCACGCCGACGCGATTGAGTTTGAGCTGGGTTCAAACAATACGCTCACCACCCGCGACCTAGGCGAGTTGCGTCGCGCCTTTACTGAAAGTGACAGCGCCGTGCTGGCTGCTGTGGAAGCCGCGCTCAGCGAGCACCGGAACTTTGAAGGACAGTACGAAAGCCATCCGGTTCACTTTTTGCAGCACACCCTCGTCCACGACGCCCACCACCGGGGACAGCTGATGACCCTGCTGCGGCAAGGCGGGCACACCGCCGAGCAGATGGCCGCGCTGGAAAGTGCCACTTGGCCGATTTGGAGAGAATGA
- the nuoE gene encoding NADH-quinone oxidoreductase subunit NuoE gives MTQAQTASLVHYFANKQPLVADIFSRYPNSPQGKRSALMPLLREVQDAEGFVHESRLAEIAALCGTTPTEVRSVMSFYSTYHTLPTGKYHLQVCSTLMCALSGSDELWDYLVETLDVQPGEVTPDGYFSLQKVECLGSCGTAPVMQLNDEGYYESVTRARCDHLLQAMRLGNALAVDHHPVPVVVAEDGRQYLSSGEAAGGSTDALYPLPHQAAANGNPS, from the coding sequence GTGACCCAAGCCCAGACTGCTTCCCTTGTTCACTACTTTGCCAATAAACAACCCCTGGTTGCTGATATCTTCAGCCGCTACCCCAACTCGCCGCAGGGCAAGAGAAGCGCTCTCATGCCGCTGCTGCGCGAAGTCCAAGATGCCGAGGGCTTCGTTCACGAATCGCGGCTGGCCGAAATCGCTGCGCTGTGCGGTACCACCCCCACCGAAGTCCGCAGCGTCATGAGCTTTTACTCCACCTATCACACCCTCCCCACCGGCAAGTATCACCTGCAAGTCTGCTCCACGCTGATGTGTGCGCTTTCGGGCAGCGACGAGCTGTGGGATTACCTGGTCGAGACACTAGACGTGCAGCCGGGTGAAGTCACGCCGGACGGTTATTTCAGCTTGCAAAAGGTGGAGTGCTTGGGCAGTTGCGGCACCGCGCCCGTGATGCAACTCAACGATGAGGGCTACTACGAATCCGTGACCCGCGCCCGCTGCGACCATCTGCTTCAGGCCATGCGGCTAGGAAACGCACTGGCCGTAGACCACCATCCGGTACCCGTGGTCGTCGCTGAAGACGGACGCCAGTACCTCTCCAGCGGCGAGGCGGCGGGCGGCAGTACTGACGCTTTGTACCCGCTGCCCCATCAAGCAGCGGCCAACGGGAACCCATCATGA
- the nuoF gene encoding NADH-quinone oxidoreductase subunit NuoF: MTIAPPRPVTSGKDPRFAPTLYANVGRPESWTLSSYLLSGGYQAVQRAFAIGNDAVIDEVKKSGLRGRGGAGFATGLKWSFMPLNDGKPHLILCNADESEPGTFKDRYLMSEDPHQLIEGMIIGGFAMRASLGYIYIRGEYVQAAERIWAAIQEAREAGFLGKNILGSGFDFDLQVHRGAGAYICGEETALMNSLEGLRANPRLKPPFPAASGLYGLPTTINNVETFCAATQILKYGWEWHAGMGTEKSKGTKLFQISGPVARPGIYELPLGTTFRELIFDWAGGPLEDIKVIIPGGSSCMMLPYTEAILDTGMDYEALAAAGSSLGTGGVTLIPKADCIVNATWNIVRFYAHESCGKCTPCREGIGSWMVKMYEKQVRGQGQPGDVQLILDMCDNIGGRSFCALADACLSPVMSSIKLFRDEYDSLANTGKPIYPARNRWRDA; this comes from the coding sequence ATGACCATCGCTCCCCCCAGACCCGTGACCAGTGGCAAAGACCCCCGCTTCGCGCCGACGCTGTACGCCAACGTGGGCCGCCCCGAAAGCTGGACGCTCAGCAGTTATCTGCTGTCCGGCGGCTACCAAGCCGTGCAGCGGGCCTTTGCCATCGGCAACGACGCGGTGATTGACGAAGTCAAGAAGTCGGGCCTACGTGGGCGCGGTGGCGCGGGCTTTGCCACCGGGCTCAAGTGGTCATTTATGCCGCTCAATGACGGCAAGCCGCACCTGATTTTGTGCAACGCCGACGAATCCGAACCCGGCACCTTCAAAGACCGCTATCTGATGTCCGAAGACCCGCACCAATTGATCGAGGGCATGATCATCGGTGGCTTCGCCATGCGGGCCAGCCTCGGTTACATCTATATCCGGGGCGAGTATGTGCAGGCCGCCGAGCGTATCTGGGCCGCTATACAAGAGGCACGGGAAGCCGGTTTCCTGGGCAAGAATATTCTCGGCAGCGGCTTCGACTTCGACCTGCAAGTTCACCGGGGCGCGGGCGCGTACATCTGCGGCGAGGAAACCGCGCTGATGAACAGTCTGGAGGGACTGCGGGCCAATCCGCGCCTCAAGCCGCCGTTTCCCGCCGCCTCGGGCCTTTACGGGCTGCCCACCACCATCAACAACGTCGAAACATTCTGCGCCGCCACCCAGATTCTGAAATACGGCTGGGAATGGCACGCGGGCATGGGCACCGAGAAGAGTAAGGGCACCAAGCTGTTTCAGATTTCCGGCCCTGTTGCCCGGCCCGGCATTTACGAGTTGCCGCTGGGCACCACCTTCCGCGAACTGATTTTCGACTGGGCGGGCGGGCCGCTCGAAGATATCAAGGTGATTATTCCCGGCGGCAGCAGCTGCATGATGTTGCCCTACACCGAGGCGATTCTCGACACCGGCATGGACTACGAAGCGCTGGCGGCGGCGGGCAGTTCGCTCGGCACCGGCGGCGTCACCCTGATTCCCAAAGCCGACTGCATCGTCAACGCCACCTGGAACATCGTTCGCTTTTATGCCCACGAATCCTGCGGCAAATGCACGCCCTGCCGCGAGGGCATCGGTAGCTGGATGGTCAAGATGTACGAGAAACAGGTGCGCGGTCAGGGCCAACCCGGCGACGTGCAACTGATTCTGGACATGTGCGACAACATCGGCGGCAGAAGTTTTTGCGCTTTGGCCGACGCTTGCCTCTCGCCGGTGATGAGCAGCATTAAATTGTTCCGCGACGAGTACGACTCGCTGGCGAATACCGGCAAACCCATTTATCCGGCGCGGAATCGGTGGCGGGACGCGTGA